In one Tepidibacillus fermentans genomic region, the following are encoded:
- a CDS encoding uracil-DNA glycosylase, with protein MAILRNDWNNYLENEFKKPYYLRLREFLIEEYQTWTIYPDMYDIFNALHYTPYSETKVVILGQDPYHGQGQAHGLSFSVKPGIAIPPSLQNIFKELQQDLGCTIPNNGYLVKWAKQGVLLLNTVLTVREGEPNSHKGMGWETFTDQVISTLNQREKPVVFILWGKHAQEKKQLITSPHHYIIQSPHPSPFSANRGFFGSRPFSKANGFLRQIGSSEIDWQIPDI; from the coding sequence ATGGCAATTTTAAGAAATGATTGGAATAATTATTTGGAAAATGAATTTAAAAAACCGTACTATTTGCGTTTAAGGGAGTTTTTAATTGAGGAATACCAAACGTGGACCATCTATCCCGATATGTACGATATTTTCAATGCCCTTCACTATACCCCTTATTCAGAGACAAAAGTAGTGATATTAGGGCAAGATCCGTATCATGGTCAAGGGCAAGCTCATGGGTTAAGCTTTTCCGTTAAACCGGGGATAGCTATCCCGCCTTCTTTACAGAATATTTTCAAAGAACTACAACAAGACTTAGGTTGTACGATCCCTAATAACGGCTATCTTGTGAAATGGGCAAAACAAGGGGTATTACTGTTAAACACCGTCTTAACCGTCAGAGAAGGGGAACCCAATTCTCATAAAGGGATGGGGTGGGAAACGTTTACTGACCAAGTGATTTCTACATTAAATCAACGGGAAAAACCAGTAGTCTTTATTCTCTGGGGAAAACATGCTCAAGAGAAAAAACAACTAATTACTTCCCCTCACCATTATATTATTCAATCCCCTCATCCAAGCCCTTTTTCTGCTAATCGAGGTTTTTTTGGCAGTCGACCGTTTTCTAAAGCTAATGGATTTTTACGACAAATTGGTAGTTCGGAAATCGATTGGCAAATTCCTGATATTTAA
- the ilvD gene encoding dihydroxy-acid dehydratase: MNSHKVTKGIERAPHRALFKAMGITDEELERPLIGVVNSFSEIVPGHKHLRQLAEEVKAGIRMAGGTPFEFNTIVVCDGIAMNHTGMQYSLASRELITDSIDTVVHAHQFDGLVFLPNCDKVVPGMLMAAARLNLPSIIVSGGAMLAGHFNGQSVDLSTVFEAVGAVKAGKMTMEELFVLEENACPGGGSCAGMFTANSMNCLTEALGMGLPGNGTIPAVMAARNRLAKRAGMKIMELVEKDIRPSQIMTKEAFENALKVDMALGGSSNTVLHVLAVAHEMGIRITLDEINKIAAETPQLCKLSPAGPNHIELLDRAGGVSAVMNELMNHGYLHKDVLTVNATTLEETIRNVQVKDRSVIRSVEDPYSETGGLAILFGNLAPDGAVVKQGAVAKEMLVHQGPARVFNGEEEAVNAILGGKIQPGDVVVIRYEGPKGGPGMREMLTPTSALAGMGLDSSVALITDGRFSGATRGASIGHVSPEAAAFGPIAAVEEGDLIQIDIPARKIVLKVDEETIQKRLELIKANGPVKKQELSGYLKRYARNVTSANTGAIWEY, encoded by the coding sequence ATGAATTCTCACAAAGTGACAAAAGGAATTGAAAGAGCACCACATCGAGCTTTATTTAAAGCGATGGGAATTACTGATGAAGAACTAGAAAGGCCTTTAATTGGCGTAGTCAATTCATTTAGTGAGATTGTACCTGGTCACAAACATCTAAGACAACTAGCAGAAGAGGTTAAAGCTGGTATTCGTATGGCAGGTGGTACCCCTTTTGAATTTAACACGATTGTTGTTTGTGATGGCATTGCAATGAATCATACAGGGATGCAATATTCATTAGCCAGTCGCGAATTAATCACAGATAGTATCGACACGGTTGTACACGCTCATCAGTTTGATGGTTTAGTCTTTCTGCCAAACTGTGACAAAGTGGTTCCAGGAATGTTAATGGCAGCGGCTAGATTAAATCTACCATCAATCATTGTAAGTGGAGGGGCGATGCTGGCAGGCCATTTCAATGGGCAATCAGTTGATTTATCAACTGTCTTTGAGGCAGTTGGAGCTGTAAAAGCTGGAAAAATGACGATGGAAGAGCTGTTTGTTTTAGAAGAAAATGCTTGTCCTGGTGGTGGAAGTTGTGCAGGAATGTTTACCGCTAACTCAATGAACTGTTTAACAGAAGCACTAGGAATGGGATTACCTGGGAATGGTACGATCCCTGCAGTAATGGCAGCAAGAAATCGATTAGCGAAACGCGCAGGGATGAAGATTATGGAATTAGTAGAAAAAGATATTCGTCCGAGTCAGATCATGACAAAAGAGGCTTTTGAAAATGCATTGAAAGTGGATATGGCATTAGGGGGTTCTTCTAATACGGTTCTTCATGTCTTAGCGGTTGCTCATGAGATGGGAATTCGTATTACATTGGATGAAATTAATAAAATCGCTGCAGAAACACCGCAACTCTGTAAACTAAGTCCAGCTGGGCCCAATCACATTGAATTATTAGATCGTGCGGGTGGGGTATCTGCTGTGATGAATGAACTTATGAATCACGGGTACTTGCATAAGGATGTTCTTACAGTAAACGCCACTACCCTCGAAGAAACCATTCGCAATGTTCAAGTAAAAGATCGTTCCGTGATTCGTTCAGTTGAAGATCCTTATTCAGAAACTGGAGGATTAGCGATTCTTTTTGGAAACTTGGCACCAGATGGCGCAGTTGTAAAACAAGGGGCTGTAGCAAAAGAAATGTTGGTTCACCAAGGACCTGCAAGAGTCTTCAACGGTGAAGAAGAAGCAGTAAATGCGATTTTAGGTGGAAAAATTCAACCAGGAGATGTTGTCGTCATTCGTTATGAAGGGCCAAAAGGTGGTCCGGGAATGAGAGAGATGTTAACCCCAACTTCTGCATTAGCGGGGATGGGATTAGATTCCAGTGTAGCTCTCATCACAGATGGACGTTTCTCCGGGGCAACAAGGGGTGCATCCATTGGTCATGTTTCTCCAGAAGCAGCTGCTTTTGGTCCAATCGCAGCAGTAGAAGAAGGAGATCTGATTCAGATTGATATTCCAGCGAGGAAAATTGTGCTGAAGGTAGATGAAGAAACCATTCAAAAACGGTTGGAATTGATAAAAGCTAATGGTCCAGTGAAAAAACAAGAGTTATCTGGATATTTAAAACGTTACGCACGCAATGTAACCTCAGCCAATACAGGAGCGATTTGGGAATATTAG
- a CDS encoding MIP/aquaporin family protein, translating to MTPFWGELIGTMILIIFGTGVNAGLSLKKSYANGGGWVVTTFGWGFAVAFAVYAVGSVSGAHLNPAVTIGLAMVGDFPWADVPSYILAQMIGAILGATFVWIFYLPHWRETEDQGTKLGVFSTGPAVPNVAANLVSEILGTFILVLAILFIGANKFTEGLNPIIVGFLIVAIGMSLGGTTGYAINPARDLGPRIAHFILPIAGKGNSNWSYAWIPVVGPIIGGSLGALFYKAVFAGKVYSSLWIFAAITIIIILAAIVQSGKSVNTSIINKKVTA from the coding sequence ATGACACCATTTTGGGGAGAACTTATCGGCACAATGATTTTAATTATTTTTGGTACCGGAGTTAATGCAGGACTTAGTCTAAAGAAGTCTTATGCTAATGGCGGCGGTTGGGTCGTTACTACATTTGGATGGGGGTTCGCAGTTGCATTTGCAGTTTATGCAGTGGGTAGTGTAAGCGGTGCACATTTGAACCCAGCGGTAACGATTGGATTAGCGATGGTAGGAGATTTTCCATGGGCTGATGTTCCAAGTTACATTCTAGCTCAAATGATTGGTGCAATCTTAGGTGCGACATTTGTGTGGATCTTTTATTTACCTCATTGGAGAGAAACAGAAGACCAAGGGACAAAACTTGGAGTATTTTCAACAGGTCCAGCAGTACCCAATGTGGCTGCTAACTTGGTAAGTGAGATTTTAGGCACATTCATTCTTGTATTAGCAATTCTATTTATTGGTGCAAATAAATTTACTGAAGGTTTGAACCCGATTATTGTAGGTTTTCTCATTGTGGCAATCGGTATGTCACTTGGTGGAACCACAGGTTATGCTATTAACCCTGCAAGGGATTTAGGACCAAGAATTGCTCACTTCATTTTACCGATTGCTGGAAAAGGGAATTCCAATTGGTCTTATGCATGGATTCCGGTTGTTGGGCCAATCATTGGTGGATCATTAGGAGCGTTATTTTATAAAGCAGTATTTGCTGGTAAAGTATATTCTTCACTATGGATTTTTGCTGCGATCACAATAATCATCATCTTAGCCGCAATTGTACAAAGTGGAAAATCAGTAAATACTTCAATAATTAATAAAAAAGTAACCGCTTAA
- the glpK gene encoding glycerol kinase GlpK: MTEKYILSIDQGTTSSRAILFNKNGEIVAMTQREFPQYYPKPGWVEHNANEIWGSVLAVLGELFGNYNVEPKQIEGIGITNQRETTVVWDKNTGLPIYNAIVWQSRQTAAICDDLKAKGYEQMVREKTGLVIDAYFSGTKIKWILDNVEGAREKAKKGDLLFGTIDTWLIWKLTGGKAHVTDYTNASRTMLFNIHTLEWDDELLQMLDIPKSMLPEVRPSSEIYGMTVPYHFFGEEIPVAGAAGDQQAALFGQACFEAGMAKNTYGTGCFMLMNTGEKAVPSKHGLLTTIAWGVDGKVEYALEGSIFVAGAAVQWLRDGLRVVDNAPQSEELATKVDSTDGVYVVPAFTGLGAPYWDMDARGAIFGLTRGTTREHLVRATLESLAYQTRDVLSAMEADSGITLNTLRVDGGAVKNNFLMQFQSDLLAVPVERPVVNETTALGAAYLAGLATGFWKDKEEIAKNWAIDKTFEPVLAEEKREELYSGWKRAVNSTMHWSKNQ; encoded by the coding sequence ATGACTGAAAAATACATTCTATCTATTGACCAAGGAACTACTAGTTCAAGAGCCATCTTATTTAACAAAAATGGGGAAATTGTGGCAATGACACAAAGAGAGTTTCCTCAATATTACCCAAAACCAGGGTGGGTTGAACATAATGCAAATGAGATTTGGGGGTCTGTATTAGCCGTATTAGGGGAACTTTTTGGTAACTATAATGTGGAACCAAAGCAAATTGAAGGAATCGGGATTACCAACCAACGTGAAACGACTGTCGTATGGGACAAAAATACGGGCTTGCCTATCTATAATGCGATTGTATGGCAAAGTCGACAAACAGCAGCGATCTGTGATGACTTGAAAGCAAAAGGTTACGAACAAATGGTAAGGGAGAAAACTGGTCTAGTGATTGATGCTTATTTCTCGGGAACTAAAATCAAATGGATCCTTGATAACGTAGAAGGGGCTAGAGAAAAAGCAAAAAAAGGTGACTTATTATTCGGTACCATTGATACTTGGTTGATTTGGAAATTAACAGGCGGAAAAGCTCATGTTACCGATTATACCAATGCTTCAAGGACGATGTTATTTAATATTCATACGCTCGAATGGGATGACGAGTTATTACAGATGTTAGATATTCCAAAATCTATGTTGCCAGAAGTAAGACCATCTTCTGAGATCTACGGAATGACAGTTCCATATCATTTCTTTGGTGAAGAGATTCCAGTGGCTGGAGCTGCAGGAGACCAACAGGCAGCATTATTCGGCCAAGCTTGTTTTGAAGCCGGAATGGCCAAAAATACCTATGGTACAGGTTGTTTCATGTTAATGAATACAGGTGAAAAGGCTGTTCCATCTAAGCACGGATTGCTTACAACCATCGCTTGGGGTGTGGATGGAAAAGTTGAATATGCGCTAGAAGGAAGCATTTTTGTTGCGGGTGCAGCGGTTCAATGGTTACGTGATGGTTTACGTGTAGTAGACAATGCACCACAATCAGAAGAACTCGCAACAAAAGTTGATTCAACTGACGGTGTGTATGTTGTTCCTGCATTTACTGGTTTAGGAGCTCCATATTGGGATATGGATGCACGTGGAGCTATCTTTGGTTTAACCCGTGGTACCACACGTGAACACTTGGTTCGTGCAACATTAGAATCCTTAGCATATCAAACAAGAGATGTATTATCAGCAATGGAAGCGGATTCTGGAATTACCTTAAACACTTTACGTGTAGATGGTGGAGCCGTTAAAAATAATTTCTTAATGCAATTCCAATCTGATTTATTGGCTGTTCCAGTAGAACGCCCAGTTGTGAATGAAACCACCGCTTTAGGCGCAGCTTATCTTGCAGGTTTAGCAACAGGCTTCTGGAAGGATAAAGAAGAGATTGCAAAGAACTGGGCAATTGATAAGACATTTGAACCTGTTTTAGCTGAAGAAAAGCGCGAAGAATTGTATTCAGGCTGGAAACGGGCAGTAAACAGCACCATGCATTGGAGCAAAAATCAATAG
- a CDS encoding cysteine hydrolase family protein: MKKALLIVDMSNDFVDDHGGLTAGKPAQQIVPNIIDLANHFLDENQLVIFAMDAHQPNDRHFEEWPVHNVIGTWGQQLYGELEEWYQKYKQKENVILLPKQQYDAFYGTSLEQILRNKGIQEVHLTGVATDICVFLTASGAYYRGFKTFAHKKGTATFTDQQDLALKHMNTIFKTEIID; this comes from the coding sequence TTGAAAAAAGCACTACTTATCGTTGATATGAGTAATGATTTTGTTGATGATCATGGGGGATTAACGGCAGGAAAGCCTGCTCAACAGATTGTTCCAAATATCATCGATTTAGCAAATCACTTTCTTGATGAGAATCAGTTGGTGATTTTTGCAATGGATGCCCATCAGCCAAATGATCGTCATTTTGAAGAATGGCCTGTTCACAATGTCATTGGAACATGGGGGCAACAATTATATGGTGAATTAGAAGAATGGTACCAAAAATATAAACAGAAGGAGAATGTGATTTTACTTCCAAAACAACAATACGATGCTTTTTATGGAACTTCTTTGGAGCAAATTCTAAGAAATAAAGGAATTCAAGAGGTTCATTTAACTGGAGTGGCAACAGACATTTGTGTATTTTTAACAGCCTCAGGTGCATATTATCGAGGATTTAAGACGTTTGCTCATAAAAAAGGAACGGCAACCTTTACCGACCAACAAGATTTAGCATTAAAACACATGAATACCATTTTTAAAACAGAAATAATCGATTAA
- a CDS encoding anaerobic glycerol-3-phosphate dehydrogenase subunit C has protein sequence MINLPDTSYDQCLKCNACVVSCPVSNATLDFGGPKHLGPELKRLMENQELIDDPRIELCTLCGNCDLSCPEDVHVSSLTAQAKAIHAEISGTKFRDKILSQAEIMGKVASTFAPITNTVMKMKPLRKAMQKIMGIHADRKFPEYQFKNFNRTYKKKTANTKRKVAYFVGCYATYNAPQVAEAFVEVMSYNGIEVAKPDQHCCGIPMLANGQIEQAMKNAKFNVKSLLEYTRKGYDIVLTCTSCTTALKKEYPEVLKIEGAKELAEHVFDADEYLRMLHEEGEMNTNLAPMSVKAGYYAPCHMKAQGIGNPAMDVLELIPGYEIQDLAAGCCGQCGTFGFKEEKFEISLKMGAPMKQAVEELDAEYTVTECGMCKTQLDQLTDKPVKHPMEIMAEAYRKAVVY, from the coding sequence ATGATAAACTTACCAGACACCAGTTATGATCAATGTCTCAAATGTAATGCATGTGTAGTAAGTTGTCCTGTTTCCAACGCAACCCTTGATTTTGGCGGACCGAAACATTTAGGACCTGAATTAAAGCGTCTGATGGAAAATCAAGAGTTGATCGATGATCCGAGGATTGAACTTTGTACATTATGTGGCAATTGTGATCTCTCCTGCCCTGAAGATGTTCATGTTTCTAGTTTAACGGCACAAGCAAAGGCGATTCATGCGGAAATATCGGGAACGAAATTCAGAGATAAAATATTAAGTCAAGCGGAAATAATGGGAAAAGTTGCTTCAACCTTTGCACCGATTACTAATACAGTAATGAAGATGAAACCCCTTCGTAAAGCGATGCAAAAGATAATGGGAATTCACGCTGATCGCAAATTCCCAGAATATCAATTTAAGAATTTTAATCGTACGTATAAAAAGAAAACCGCTAATACGAAGAGAAAAGTGGCTTATTTTGTTGGTTGTTATGCCACATACAATGCTCCACAAGTAGCTGAAGCATTTGTTGAGGTGATGTCTTATAATGGAATCGAAGTGGCCAAACCAGATCAACATTGTTGTGGAATCCCAATGCTCGCTAATGGGCAAATAGAACAAGCGATGAAAAATGCCAAGTTTAATGTTAAAAGTTTACTAGAATATACAAGAAAAGGTTACGATATTGTTCTAACTTGTACCAGTTGCACAACTGCACTAAAAAAGGAATATCCTGAGGTACTTAAAATTGAAGGTGCAAAAGAGTTAGCCGAACATGTCTTTGATGCCGATGAATATTTACGGATGCTTCATGAAGAAGGGGAAATGAACACCAACCTTGCACCGATGAGTGTGAAGGCTGGTTATTATGCACCATGTCACATGAAAGCACAAGGAATCGGAAATCCGGCAATGGATGTACTTGAATTGATTCCAGGATATGAAATTCAAGATTTGGCCGCGGGATGTTGTGGCCAGTGTGGAACATTTGGTTTTAAAGAAGAAAAGTTTGAAATATCTCTAAAAATGGGTGCTCCGATGAAGCAAGCGGTAGAAGAATTAGATGCCGAATATACCGTAACCGAATGTGGGATGTGTAAAACCCAACTTGATCAATTAACAGATAAACCTGTCAAACATCCAATGGAAATCATGGCAGAGGCATATCGGAAAGCTGTAGTTTACTAG
- a CDS encoding FAD-binding protein, whose product MYDVVVIGQGLTGMLSAIWTKEEGASVAIISQGTGRILQSTGVMDILPGTEGTMNDLIRKYQIKGWNSLLVEGGIDRFKTLMVQLGNPYQGSIEQPVEIVTGSGFLKSTALYPTTVSPIPHKGHVVVVGFQEITDFQPSYVAENLASERPELTIDHFSISLEQRSHRTMTQLDAARLLEQKEVRNQVIQRLKDKMKESSIHKSDLVILPSVLGVIGWESVWKDFKNQLDTTITEAVGMPPNATAIRLHEQLHRETTRLGVRQYLNSKVVGSKQGKQTIESVMVRNANHTIEIKGTSFVLATGGILGGGMEKMASSITETTLGLEVDQEGNLINPYDNLYLVGASQGLRVTSHGITGGIFSILSSYETVIKNNYRQPLGGEQHDKLTRHQL is encoded by the coding sequence ATGTATGATGTTGTGGTGATTGGCCAAGGGCTTACAGGGATGTTATCTGCCATTTGGACAAAAGAAGAAGGAGCTTCTGTTGCCATCATTAGTCAAGGTACAGGTAGGATCCTTCAATCAACGGGTGTGATGGATATTCTTCCAGGAACAGAGGGGACAATGAATGATCTGATTCGTAAATACCAGATCAAAGGCTGGAACTCGCTACTCGTGGAGGGTGGAATCGATCGTTTTAAGACGTTAATGGTTCAGTTAGGCAATCCATATCAGGGATCTATTGAGCAACCAGTAGAAATCGTAACTGGTTCAGGCTTTCTAAAATCAACCGCTTTATACCCGACAACAGTTTCCCCCATTCCCCATAAAGGTCATGTGGTTGTGGTTGGCTTTCAAGAAATTACAGATTTTCAGCCCTCTTATGTTGCAGAAAACTTAGCAAGTGAACGTCCTGAATTAACCATTGACCATTTCTCGATTTCCTTAGAGCAGCGTTCACATCGAACCATGACACAGCTTGATGCAGCTAGATTATTAGAGCAAAAAGAAGTTCGGAATCAAGTGATTCAACGATTGAAAGATAAAATGAAAGAGTCATCGATTCATAAGTCTGATTTAGTCATCCTACCATCTGTCTTAGGAGTAATTGGATGGGAATCCGTTTGGAAAGACTTTAAGAATCAATTGGATACAACGATTACGGAAGCTGTTGGAATGCCACCCAATGCAACTGCAATACGCTTACACGAACAATTACATAGAGAAACGACTCGTTTAGGCGTTCGTCAATATTTGAATTCCAAAGTGGTAGGAAGTAAACAAGGAAAACAAACGATTGAATCGGTCATGGTCCGTAACGCAAATCATACCATCGAAATAAAAGGAACATCATTTGTACTTGCCACTGGTGGAATTCTAGGTGGGGGTATGGAAAAGATGGCAAGTAGCATAACCGAAACGACATTAGGGTTAGAAGTCGATCAAGAAGGGAATCTAATCAACCCATATGATAATCTTTATTTAGTGGGAGCTAGTCAAGGGCTTCGCGTTACATCTCATGGCATAACAGGGGGGATTTTTTCTATTCTTTCTAGCTATGAGACGGTTATTAAAAACAACTATCGTCAACCATTAGGAGGAGAACAACATGATAAACTTACCAGACACCAGTTATGA
- a CDS encoding glycerol-3-phosphate responsive antiterminator, producing MAFHGQKIIPAIRNMKDFETILKSDFEYFILLDSHINQLKSISEYAKKAGKKLLLHGDLIHGLKNDEYATQFIAQEFKPAGLISTKSQMITTAKKKGIMAIQRLFLIDTTALEAGYKLIEKTKPDYIEILPGVIPTNIIKEISQKTGIPLLAGGLINTKEDIEIALNAGVVAITTSKKELWIYDSK from the coding sequence TTGGCTTTTCATGGACAAAAAATTATTCCTGCCATTCGCAATATGAAAGACTTTGAAACCATTTTGAAAAGTGATTTTGAATACTTTATATTACTTGACAGCCATATCAATCAATTAAAAAGTATTAGTGAATATGCAAAAAAAGCAGGAAAAAAGCTTTTATTACATGGAGATTTGATTCATGGGTTGAAAAATGATGAATATGCAACACAATTTATCGCTCAAGAATTTAAACCAGCAGGACTGATCTCGACAAAGTCACAAATGATTACCACTGCCAAGAAAAAAGGGATTATGGCCATTCAAAGACTTTTTTTAATCGATACCACGGCTTTAGAGGCAGGTTATAAATTGATTGAGAAAACCAAACCAGACTATATTGAAATTTTACCTGGGGTTATCCCAACTAATATTATAAAAGAAATATCACAAAAAACAGGTATTCCTCTTCTAGCAGGAGGACTAATTAATACAAAAGAGGATATAGAAATAGCATTGAATGCTGGTGTTGTGGCAATTACAACTTCAAAGAAGGAGCTATGGATTTATGATTCAAAATAA
- the glpA gene encoding anaerobic glycerol-3-phosphate dehydrogenase subunit GlpA has translation MTRKIETEVVVIGGGVTGAGVLRDLALRGIKAILVEQRDLTYGTSSRYHGLLHSGARYAVGDVKTARESYEENLIVKRTVPGSVEDTGGLFVKVPQDDDEYVYNWIEGCKKAGIPIEEVPVAQALIEEPFLSKDVQAVYRVPDAAVDGFTLVVDVVGDAVSRGSKVLTYHEVVQMIMKENRVIGVVVRNVHTGEWIEIYANMVVNATGPWAAKIASLAGIDIHMINNRGMLVVFHHRFNKKVINRLRKPGDADIFVPAHNVTIFGTTGVNVQEPDDFSLSREEVDKMLRDGKAMIPEVEQMRMIRAFAGVRPLYQDKTVTGSSGRNVSRGMALLDHETRDGLKGIVTITGGKFTTFRYMAEKTVDLVCDKLGISAKCTTHEEIVPHRMAKEFFKEVNMAPAAKQKLIHWAGNRAKKIEEGLQKNDLLNIVVCECEQVTLGEIESVLPDEKFHLGDIRRRTRLGMGTCQGTFCNFRAAALAVERGITTTQEANTALLDAIAERQKGMKVVATGETAKQLELMNTIYYVSLGMGKKGEMKHV, from the coding sequence ATGACAAGAAAGATCGAGACAGAAGTGGTTGTCATTGGTGGAGGAGTGACAGGGGCTGGGGTTTTGCGGGATTTGGCCCTACGAGGAATCAAGGCCATCCTAGTGGAACAAAGGGACTTAACCTATGGAACCTCGTCCCGATATCATGGTTTACTTCATTCAGGTGCGAGATATGCTGTTGGTGATGTAAAGACAGCTAGGGAAAGCTACGAGGAGAATTTAATTGTCAAACGAACAGTACCAGGGTCAGTTGAAGATACAGGTGGTTTATTTGTCAAAGTTCCACAAGACGATGATGAATACGTGTATAATTGGATCGAAGGATGCAAGAAAGCAGGAATCCCGATTGAAGAAGTTCCAGTAGCTCAAGCACTTATCGAAGAACCCTTTTTATCTAAAGATGTTCAAGCTGTTTATCGTGTTCCCGATGCAGCAGTTGACGGTTTTACATTAGTCGTGGATGTGGTAGGAGATGCAGTATCTAGAGGAAGCAAAGTTCTTACTTACCATGAAGTCGTCCAAATGATCATGAAAGAAAATCGAGTGATCGGTGTCGTTGTACGTAATGTTCATACCGGTGAATGGATCGAAATCTATGCGAATATGGTTGTCAATGCGACAGGACCATGGGCGGCAAAGATTGCATCTCTAGCAGGAATCGATATTCATATGATCAATAACCGTGGTATGTTAGTGGTTTTCCATCATCGGTTTAATAAAAAAGTGATCAATCGCTTACGCAAACCAGGGGATGCTGACATTTTTGTTCCAGCACATAACGTAACCATCTTTGGAACAACCGGCGTGAATGTTCAAGAACCTGATGATTTTTCTCTAAGTCGTGAAGAAGTAGATAAGATGTTACGAGATGGGAAAGCGATGATCCCTGAAGTGGAACAGATGCGAATGATTCGTGCCTTTGCTGGTGTAAGACCTCTTTATCAAGACAAAACAGTAACGGGAAGTAGTGGGAGAAATGTAAGTCGGGGAATGGCGCTACTTGACCATGAAACCCGGGATGGATTAAAAGGAATTGTCACGATCACAGGTGGGAAGTTCACCACTTTCCGTTACATGGCAGAAAAAACGGTAGATCTCGTTTGTGATAAATTAGGGATTTCCGCAAAATGTACGACTCATGAAGAAATTGTTCCCCATCGCATGGCAAAGGAATTTTTTAAAGAAGTCAATATGGCACCAGCGGCGAAACAAAAGTTAATTCATTGGGCAGGTAATCGTGCGAAAAAAATTGAAGAAGGATTACAAAAAAATGATCTTTTAAATATCGTTGTCTGCGAATGCGAACAAGTAACCCTAGGCGAAATCGAATCGGTCTTACCAGATGAAAAATTTCATTTAGGGGATATTCGTCGGAGAACCCGCTTAGGAATGGGGACCTGTCAAGGAACATTTTGTAATTTCCGTGCGGCAGCATTAGCGGTAGAAAGAGGAATCACAACGACACAAGAAGCCAATACTGCTTTACTCGATGCTATTGCGGAAAGACAAAAAGGGATGAAAGTGGTAGCTACAGGAGAAACAGCAAAACAATTAGAATTGATGAATACCATCTACTATGTTTCTTTGGGAATGGGAAAAAAGGGGGAAATGAAACATGTATGA